The Zea mays cultivar B73 chromosome 7, Zm-B73-REFERENCE-NAM-5.0, whole genome shotgun sequence DNA segment CTCCCTATCTGTTGACAGACTGCTTCCTTGTATAGGTGATGTTTCATCTTTCATCCATCCCATGTACATATGTTCAAGATGGCGCCATTGGTTCCTCGGCAGAATGGGATGCAAAGGTTCGAAGCATTAGTGATAACCCCTATGCTATTATGTTACTGTCCAATGTCCTTTGGAAAATACCAGATCGCGCCATTTCCCATGACACATCACCTTTGACTATATATGCTACCAGTTCAATAAGGTATATTATTACTTTTAAATGTTTTACATATGATTTTAACTTGTTCATTCATTCAAGTAATATCTTTTCCAGCAATATTTGAAGTATGTACTTGGCTATTATGGAAGGGTAATTAATATCTTCTATCTTCTCTATGAATGTTTGAAGCAATATCAATCTGGAACACAATATGCTAATGGATTTGCAGTGGAGGATATTGAACGATAATCTCTAATCCTATGTGGTAAAGCATTTTGCTGATTCAGCTATTGTGAAAGATGCACATATTGGCTTACTGCTATGACAGACCCGATATTGTTTGAAAGAGGAGGCCTCCCGACTCCAGGATGGTAAAGTCAGCTTATTACTCTTCGTTTCCTCTGGTTCTGTAAAGATCTTAAATTCCTTCCATATTGTGTATTTCAGGATTCTGGGCTTTGGTGGCTCCACTGTGTCATTGTTTGCCCAGGTGGAAATCATGATGTCCTGCTTAGAAATCCACAGTGCTCTACTGTCCATTGACTATGGTGCAGTAATCTCTTCCAATAGGTCCACTCTGTGCAGAGTGCAGTGAACAATGAAACATTGGAGGACACGATACAGAAAGGCGTCAACCGTCGACATTGAGAAACTGAATCCTGCCTTTCTTTTCATGCGGGAGCTGCCAGAGCTTCACATGGTTTCACTGTGAAGACAGGTGCGGAGGTCCCTCTTCACCATGGATTTATATAGAGAGTAGAGGGCATCATAATACTTCACATCTCAATGTATTTTACCATTATATCTtgactccgtagcaacgcacgggcatacacCTAGTCCCTACTATAAGAACCAAAGCTGGTTACGTTTACGTTGCCCATACCACAGAGCTAGAGAGCTAAGAATTTCCCCATGGCGGCCTCTCTTCAAGCTCTCGCCTGCGCCATGCTCCTCCTAGCCGTCTCCCCGCTCGCTTGCACGGCCTCCAAGACGCTGCTGCAGGACAGGTGCGAGAGCTATGCGGGTGGCGACCGGAGCAGCTACGACTACTGTGTCTGGACGCTGCGGCGCGACAACAAGAGCGCCACCGCCGACGAGCTGGGCCTCGCCGTGATCGCGGCGAGGATGGCCAGGGCGACGGCCAAGGCCACCGGGGTCAAGATCGCCTGGCTGCGGGCCAACGAGACGGTCCCGGTGCGGCGTGACTGCCTGGCCGCTTGCGCCAGGGAGTACGCCGCCGCCGTGCGCCGGCTCGGGCACGCCGCGTCGGCCGCACTGGCCGGGAAGCTGCAGCACGCGCAGACGCTGCTCGCGGAGGCCACGGGCGCCCCCACGCTCTGCGACGCCGCGTTCGCGGCCGCCCGGCAGGACACGCCGCTGACTGACGCCTACCTCGGCCTCGACGACCAGATCGAGTTGGCCATCGCCATCTTGCCGGCGCCGCGGCCGTCGCTGCCGGCTAGGACGTGATGTGAACTATATGTATAAAGCGCTATTCATCGGGCGCGTTGTTTTTTTTTGTATGGATTGGAGTAATAAAATAATTGACATGAGTGGGTGCTTGGTttgtagggactaatttttagtcactcTATTTTAATATAATTTAGTTCCTAAATTATTAAATACGAAAAttgaaatagagttttagtttctatatttgttaATTaaggactaaaataaaataaaatcgaTGAATAAAaattagggcatgtttggttcgctGTCTAACTTACCACACTTTGACTAACTTTTCTgcataaggttagttcttcaattcagaCAATTAACATTAGGGAAAGTGTAGCGTAGTTAGCCACTAACCAAATATGTCTTTAGTCCCTGTAAACCAAACGTTTTATTTCATGTGCGTCAAACGTTTTATTTCGAGTTGGCCATAGCCATCTTGCCGGCGCCGCCTGCTAGGACGTGATGTGAATTATATAGTATA contains these protein-coding regions:
- the LOC100283882 gene encoding pectinesterase inhibitor domain containing protein precursor, which gives rise to MAASLQALACAMLLLAVSPLACTASKTLLQDRCESYAGGDRSSYDYCVWTLRRDNKSATADELGLAVIAARMARATAKATGVKIAWLRANETVPVRRDCLAACAREYAAAVRRLGHAASAALAGKLQHAQTLLAEATGAPTLCDAAFAAARQDTPLTDAYLGLDDQIELAIAILPAPRPSLPART